AGGAAGGATGGTCTGTTAAATGTCTTATACGAGACAAAAAGAGAAAGGTTGAAACGGAGCGAATTTTTAAGTATTATGGCAATTCTGCTGTTGAACTTTTCGAGAAAATTCAATGGTTAGAAGGAGATATTTTGGAGTTACCCACCTTATTGGATCATATTCAGGAAGGAGATTATGTGGTACATAGTGCAGCTTGGGTATCGTTCTTGCCGCATGAATACAAGAAAATGTTCCAAATAAATGTGGAAGGAACGGCCAATGTGGTGAATGCCTGTTTGGAGAAAAAAGTTGCAAAGCTCTGTCATATTTCATCGGTGGCGGCCATTGGTCGAAGCCTGGAGGAAAGTTATTACAACGAAGACACCACCTGGAAAGACAATGAGACCAACACCCAATATGCCATAAGTAAATACAAGGCAGAGTTGGAAGTATGGCGTGGTTCGGCAGAAGGTTTGAACATGGTTATTGTGAACCCGGCAACGATTATTGGTCCGGGAAATTGGGAACAAAGCAGTGCGGCCTTACTAACTAAGGTTTGGAAAGGCAATAAGTATTACACTTCGGGGGTTAATGGATTTGTAGATGTGAGAGATGTGGCTGCGGTTTCGGTACGTTTATTAGAAAGTTCCATCTCTGACCAGCGGTTTATTGCTGTTTCGGAAAACTATTCATTTAGGGAGTTATTTAACCAAATGGCAGACTGTTTGGGTAAACCTCGTCCAAGCATTGAAGCTAAGCCCTGGGTGGCACAAGTGGTTTGGCGTTTGGGATGGTTGGGATATATGCTTTTTGGGAAGGTGCCCTTTATCACCAAGGAAAGCGCAAGAACGGCCATGTTCAAGAGCAATTTTTCAAACGAAAAGATTAAGAAGGCGCTACAATATAGCTTTATTCCCTTGCCGGAGGCCATTCAACATGCCTGCTCCTGTTTCTTGCAAGACCATCAGGCAGGTAAAAATTACAAGTAATTATTTCTTTTCTACCCTGGCTGCAATAAGAATACTAATTTCATAAAGCAGCAGTAAAGGCAAGGTAACAATTACCTGAGAAATTACATCGGGTGGGGTAATAATGGCTGCAATAATGAGCAAAACTACAATGGCATGGCGGCGGTAGGTACGAAGAAAAGTAGGGCCAATTAAACCAATTTTTGTAAGAAAATAAACCAAAATAGGCATTTCAAAAGTAGCCCCGGTTGCAAGAGTTAAGGTTGTTACGGTGCTGATATAGGAATTGAGGTCGATGGTATTAAAAACCGCAGTACTTACTTGATATCCACCTAAAAAGTTAACCGATAACGGAGCAATTAAATAGTATCCAAACAAAACACCCAGCAAAAACAATACAGAAGCATACAATACAATTCCACGGGTATAGCTTTGTTCCTTTTCATAAAGTCCGGGTTTAATAAACCTCCACAATTCCCAAAACACGTAGGGGAAGGAAACAATTAACCCTCCAATAAACGAAACCCAAACATGGGTGGTAAATTGTCCACTCATATTGGTAGAAATTAATTTCATTGGAATAGCCCCAAAGCATAGCACTTCTTTAGCATTCAGCCATTCACCGAGTTGACAGAACCAACGGTAGGTCAGAAAATCAGACTGCATAGGTCCCAGAATAATGGTATCAAAAACAAATTCCTTGTTAAAGAATAAAACCACCATAAGGGTACACACCAACAGGGCCGAACGAACCAAATGCCACCTAAGTTCCTCCAGGTGATCTAGAAAGGACATTTCTTTTTCTGTGTTAGCAGCCATTGATTCTTGTAAAAAATGCAGGTGCAAAGAACGTGATTATGCGTTCAACTTTTTTAAAAAAACTTTCATCCTGGTTACAAAATTAGGCAGGGCTGTCCATGCTATGACCCATTTCAACCTAACCAGGAATAAATCGGACCCGGAAAAGGCTATTTTCCGAGCAGTTTATTCAGGTAAACTACCAAAGGTACGATGGTTTTCAGTCGAGAACTAACCAATTCAACAGATCCGGGGACTGTTAATTCAGCATCGTTGACAGGAACACTTACAATGAAGCTTTTTTGTTTAAGCCATTCTATTTTGGGATGATTTTTATCAAATCCTTTGGGAGCGGTAGCCAGTTTATCGAAAGCGTCGAACCCTTTGAAGTATTGGTTAAACTGTTTATCCCGGAAAATGGCATCGAGTTCAGCGCTATCGTAGGCGATTTCTTCCCGTATGATTTTCAATTTCTCCGGTTCGGGCATATAAATTCCTCCCGCCAGAAATGATTTTCCGGGCTCGAGGTGAATGTAGTATCCTGCCAGGGGAAGCTTTTTTCCATCCCTTGAAATGCCGGAGCCAAAATTGGTTTTGTAAGGCGATTTATCTTTCGAAAATCGGATGTCTTTGTTGATTCGAAAAATGGTATCCTTGGCAGCAATACCTTTCAGAGTGGGGTCAGATTTACTTAGTTCGGCCAACACCTCCTCGAGAAATTGAAGAAAATTGGCTTTAGCTGCCTCATAGGATTTTCGGTTTTCCTGAAACCAGTCCTTGTGGTTGTTTTCTTTTAAATGACTTAAAAATTGGAGAGTAGCTGGTTGAAGCATGGTATTACCGGTTCTAAATTTGAAAATAGGGCAGGGATATTCTTCAACAAAGGTACATGAATAGAAAAATAACGAACGAAACTTTTCAACCCAAAATCCGGGAAAAGGCAAGGACTAATGCAAGTGAATTAGGTTGGGTGGGGTTAACCCGATTTGGTATAAGATTGGTGGTGATCGGAAAGAGAAAATCCGGTTGGA
This genomic interval from Bacteroidia bacterium contains the following:
- the tatC gene encoding twin-arginine translocase subunit TatC — translated: MAANTEKEMSFLDHLEELRWHLVRSALLVCTLMVVLFFNKEFVFDTIILGPMQSDFLTYRWFCQLGEWLNAKEVLCFGAIPMKLISTNMSGQFTTHVWVSFIGGLIVSFPYVFWELWRFIKPGLYEKEQSYTRGIVLYASVLFLLGVLFGYYLIAPLSVNFLGGYQVSTAVFNTIDLNSYISTVTTLTLATGATFEMPILVYFLTKIGLIGPTFLRTYRRHAIVVLLIIAAIITPPDVISQVIVTLPLLLLYEISILIAARVEKK
- a CDS encoding DUF2461 domain-containing protein, encoding MLQPATLQFLSHLKENNHKDWFQENRKSYEAAKANFLQFLEEVLAELSKSDPTLKGIAAKDTIFRINKDIRFSKDKSPYKTNFGSGISRDGKKLPLAGYYIHLEPGKSFLAGGIYMPEPEKLKIIREEIAYDSAELDAIFRDKQFNQYFKGFDAFDKLATAPKGFDKNHPKIEWLKQKSFIVSVPVNDAELTVPGSVELVSSRLKTIVPLVVYLNKLLGK
- a CDS encoding NAD-dependent epimerase/dehydratase family protein, with protein sequence MKSVFITGATGLLGSHIALQMLQEGWSVKCLIRDKKRKVETERIFKYYGNSAVELFEKIQWLEGDILELPTLLDHIQEGDYVVHSAAWVSFLPHEYKKMFQINVEGTANVVNACLEKKVAKLCHISSVAAIGRSLEESYYNEDTTWKDNETNTQYAISKYKAELEVWRGSAEGLNMVIVNPATIIGPGNWEQSSAALLTKVWKGNKYYTSGVNGFVDVRDVAAVSVRLLESSISDQRFIAVSENYSFRELFNQMADCLGKPRPSIEAKPWVAQVVWRLGWLGYMLFGKVPFITKESARTAMFKSNFSNEKIKKALQYSFIPLPEAIQHACSCFLQDHQAGKNYK